One part of the Leclercia sp. LSNIH1 genome encodes these proteins:
- the uhpA gene encoding transcriptional regulator UhpA, with amino-acid sequence MTTIALIDDHLIVRSGFAQLLSLEPDFQVVAEFGSGREALAGLPGCGVQVCICDISMPDLSGLGLLSQLPKGITTIMLSVHDSPALVEQALNAGARGFLSKRCSPDELIAAVRTVATGGCYLTPDIALKLAAGRQDPLTRRERQVAEKLAQGMAVKEIALELGLSPKTVHVHRANLMEKLGVSNDVELARRMFDGW; translated from the coding sequence ATGACCACCATCGCCCTTATCGACGATCACCTTATCGTCCGCTCCGGATTTGCCCAGCTGCTGAGCCTGGAGCCCGATTTTCAGGTGGTGGCCGAGTTCGGCTCCGGCCGCGAGGCGCTGGCCGGCCTGCCGGGATGCGGGGTGCAGGTCTGTATCTGCGATATCTCAATGCCGGACCTCTCCGGGCTGGGGCTGCTGAGCCAGCTGCCGAAAGGAATAACGACCATCATGCTCTCGGTTCACGACAGTCCGGCGCTGGTAGAGCAGGCGCTGAACGCGGGCGCGCGCGGGTTTCTCTCCAAACGCTGCAGCCCGGACGAGCTGATTGCCGCCGTGCGCACCGTCGCCACCGGCGGTTGCTACCTGACGCCAGATATTGCCCTCAAGCTGGCGGCCGGACGCCAGGACCCGCTTACCCGACGCGAACGCCAGGTGGCGGAAAAGCTGGCTCAGGGAATGGCGGTGAAAGAGATCGCCCTTGAGCTTGGCCTGTCGCCAAAAACCGTACACGTTCACCGCGCCAACCTGATGGAAAAACTGGGCGTCAGCAATGACGTTGAGCTGGCGCGCCGCATGTTTGACGGCTGGTAA
- the uhpB gene encoding signal transduction histidine-protein kinase/phosphatase UhpB, which translates to MHAFFSRLVAVVASFFIFSAAWFCLWSISLHLVERPELAVLLFPFGLRLGLMLQCPRGYWPVLLGAEWLMLIWLSQEVALAYLPLLMTGSLLTLLPVALISRYRHQRDWRTLLRQGAALIAAALLQSLPWVGEKEMLNTLLLTLTGGLTLAPTCLVIWHYLTSTVWQPLGPALVSQPVNWRARHLIWYLLLFVVSLWLQLGLPAELSRFTPFCLALPIIALAWHYGWQGALIATLMNAIALIASQTWHDHPVDLLLSLLAQSLTGLLLGAGIQRLRELNQSLQTELSRNRRLAERLLETEESVRQEVARELHDDIGQTITAIRTQAGIVQRLAADNAGVKQGGAHIEQLSLGVYDSVRRLLGRLRPRQLDDLTLEQAVRSLMREMELESRGIVSHLDWCIDESLLSEGQRVTLFRVCQEGLNNIVKHANASAVTLQGWQQDESLRLVIEDDGCGLPPGSGQQGFGLAGMRERVKALGGTLTISCTHGTRVSVSLPLRSHHV; encoded by the coding sequence ATGCACGCCTTTTTCTCCCGGCTGGTGGCGGTGGTCGCCAGCTTCTTTATCTTCTCCGCCGCCTGGTTCTGCCTGTGGAGCATCAGCCTGCACCTGGTAGAACGCCCGGAGCTGGCGGTGTTGCTGTTCCCTTTCGGCCTGCGGCTGGGGCTGATGCTGCAATGCCCGCGCGGCTACTGGCCGGTTTTATTGGGTGCAGAGTGGCTGATGCTGATCTGGTTGTCGCAGGAAGTCGCCCTCGCGTATCTGCCCTTATTGATGACCGGAAGCCTGCTCACGCTCCTCCCGGTTGCGCTTATTTCCCGCTATCGTCACCAGCGCGACTGGCGCACCCTGCTGCGCCAGGGGGCGGCGCTGATCGCCGCCGCGCTGTTGCAGTCCCTGCCGTGGGTGGGCGAAAAGGAGATGCTGAACACCCTGCTGCTGACCCTGACCGGCGGCCTGACCCTGGCCCCGACCTGCCTCGTCATCTGGCATTACCTCACCAGCACCGTCTGGCAGCCCCTTGGCCCGGCGTTGGTTTCTCAGCCCGTCAACTGGCGCGCCCGGCATCTCATCTGGTATCTGCTGCTGTTTGTGGTGAGCCTGTGGTTGCAGCTTGGCCTGCCCGCAGAGCTGTCGCGCTTTACGCCGTTTTGTCTGGCGCTGCCGATCATCGCACTCGCCTGGCATTACGGCTGGCAGGGGGCGTTGATCGCCACGCTGATGAACGCCATCGCGCTGATTGCCAGCCAGACCTGGCACGATCACCCGGTGGATCTGCTGCTCTCTCTGCTGGCCCAGAGCCTGACCGGGCTGCTGCTCGGCGCGGGCATTCAGCGTCTGCGTGAGCTGAACCAGTCCCTGCAAACCGAGCTGTCGCGCAATCGCCGCCTGGCAGAACGCCTGCTGGAGACCGAAGAGAGCGTGCGCCAGGAGGTGGCGCGTGAACTGCACGACGACATCGGCCAGACCATTACCGCCATTCGTACCCAGGCGGGTATCGTCCAGCGTCTGGCGGCGGACAACGCCGGGGTGAAGCAGGGCGGGGCGCATATCGAACAGCTCTCGCTGGGCGTGTATGACTCGGTGCGTCGCCTGCTGGGCAGGCTGCGTCCGCGCCAGCTGGACGATCTGACCCTGGAACAGGCGGTGCGCTCCCTGATGCGTGAGATGGAGCTGGAGAGCCGCGGCATCGTCAGCCATCTCGACTGGTGCATTGATGAATCATTGCTGAGTGAAGGCCAGCGCGTCACGCTGTTTCGCGTCTGTCAGGAAGGGCTGAACAATATCGTCAAACACGCCAACGCCAGCGCGGTGACGCTGCAGGGCTGGCAGCAGGATGAAAGCCTCAGGCTGGTGATTGAAGACGATGGCTGCGGCCTGCCGCCGGGCTCAGGGCAACAAGGCTTTGGCCTGGCGGGGATGCGCGAACGCGTGAAGGCGCTGGGCGGCACGCTGACTATCTCCTGCACACACGGGACGCGCGTCAGCGTCAGTTTACCGCTTCGGAGTCACCATGTTTAA
- a CDS encoding MFS transporter, whose translation MFKPPVDAVPISDKAEIDARYRYWRRHILITLWLGYALFYFTRKSFNAAAPEILASGVMTRTDIGLLATLFYITYGLSKFFSGIVSDRSNARYFMGFGLIATGVVNILFGFSTSLWAFALLWALNAFFQGWGAPVCARLLTAWYSRNERGGWWAIWNTAHNVGGALIPMVVGAAALHYGWRAGMMIAGCLAILAGLFLCWRLRDRPQTVGLPAVGDWRHDALEIAQQQEGAGLSRQAILTRYVLKNPYIWLLSLCYVLVYVVRAAINDWGNLYMSETLGVDLVTANSAVTMFELGGFIGALVAGWGSDKLFNGNRGPMNLIFAAGILLSVGSLWLMPFASYVMQAACFFTIGFFVFGPQMLIGMAAAECSHKDAAGAATGFVGLFAYLGASLSGWPLARVIDTWHWSGFFAVIAIAAGISALLLLPFLNAQAPREASVM comes from the coding sequence ATGTTTAAACCCCCTGTCGATGCAGTCCCGATAAGCGATAAGGCGGAAATCGACGCCCGCTATCGTTACTGGCGACGCCATATTCTGATCACCCTCTGGCTCGGCTACGCGCTGTTCTACTTCACCCGCAAAAGCTTTAACGCCGCCGCGCCGGAGATCCTCGCCAGCGGGGTGATGACCCGCACCGATATCGGCCTGCTGGCGACGCTGTTTTACATCACCTATGGCCTGTCGAAGTTCTTCTCCGGCATCGTCAGCGACCGCTCCAACGCCCGCTACTTTATGGGTTTTGGCCTGATCGCCACCGGGGTGGTGAACATCCTGTTCGGCTTCTCCACCTCGCTGTGGGCCTTCGCCCTGCTGTGGGCGCTGAACGCCTTTTTCCAGGGCTGGGGCGCGCCGGTCTGTGCCCGCCTGCTCACCGCCTGGTATTCGCGCAACGAGCGCGGCGGCTGGTGGGCGATCTGGAACACCGCCCATAACGTCGGCGGGGCGCTGATCCCGATGGTGGTCGGTGCCGCAGCGCTGCACTACGGCTGGCGCGCGGGGATGATGATTGCCGGTTGTCTCGCGATCCTCGCCGGGCTGTTTCTCTGCTGGCGTCTGCGCGATCGGCCGCAAACCGTGGGTCTGCCGGCGGTGGGCGACTGGCGGCACGACGCGCTGGAGATTGCCCAGCAGCAGGAGGGGGCCGGGCTGTCCCGCCAGGCGATCCTCACCCGATATGTGCTGAAAAACCCCTATATCTGGCTGCTGTCGCTCTGCTACGTGCTGGTCTACGTGGTGCGCGCGGCGATCAATGACTGGGGCAATCTGTACATGTCCGAGACGCTGGGTGTGGATCTGGTCACCGCCAACTCCGCGGTGACGATGTTTGAGCTGGGCGGGTTTATCGGCGCGCTGGTGGCGGGCTGGGGCTCGGATAAGCTCTTCAACGGCAACCGTGGTCCAATGAACCTGATTTTTGCCGCCGGGATTTTGCTCTCGGTCGGTTCCCTGTGGCTGATGCCGTTTGCCAGCTACGTGATGCAGGCGGCGTGCTTCTTTACCATCGGCTTCTTTGTGTTTGGCCCGCAGATGCTGATCGGCATGGCGGCGGCGGAGTGCTCCCACAAGGACGCGGCAGGGGCGGCGACCGGTTTTGTCGGGCTGTTCGCCTATCTCGGGGCATCGCTTTCCGGCTGGCCGCTGGCTAGGGTGATCGACACCTGGCACTGGAGCGGGTTCTTCGCGGTGATCGCCATCGCGGCGGGGATTTCGGCCCTGCTGCTGCTGCCGTTCCTTAACGCCCAGGCCCCGCGTGAAGCCAGTGTGATGTGA